From the Amycolatopsis thermoflava N1165 genome, one window contains:
- the eboE gene encoding metabolite traffic protein EboE — translation MTPLSYCTNVHPAEDLHGVLGQLDSYALPVRERLGADRLGLGLWLAADVASALAADPAERKRLRAELDARGLEVVTLNAFPYGGFHDPVVKQKVYRPRWTDRARAEYTLNCATVLSGLLPDDAAFGSISTLPLGWREPWTPEDDTAAQRLLDEVTAGLRAQDRTIRLAVEPEPGCILDTVHDAVTWLAGRVDPAHVGLCLDTCHLAVSFADPAGAVAEITAAGLDVVKVQMSAALHVPDPRDPAAREALAAFDEPRYLHQTRESAGGDVRKADDLGEAFADLPGEGPWRVHFHVPLHATPAAPLSSTTEVLSQALAALPPEQAHLEVETYTWTVLPEAHRQDLIGGIAAELSFAAGLVASK, via the coding sequence GTGACACCCCTGTCCTACTGCACCAACGTCCATCCGGCCGAGGACCTGCACGGGGTCCTCGGCCAGCTCGACTCCTACGCGCTGCCGGTGCGGGAGCGACTGGGCGCAGACCGGCTCGGGCTCGGGCTGTGGCTGGCCGCCGACGTGGCGTCGGCGCTGGCCGCCGATCCGGCCGAGCGCAAGCGGTTGCGCGCCGAGCTGGACGCCCGCGGGCTGGAAGTGGTGACGCTCAACGCCTTCCCGTACGGCGGGTTCCACGACCCGGTGGTCAAGCAGAAGGTCTACCGTCCACGGTGGACCGACCGGGCACGCGCGGAGTACACGCTGAACTGCGCGACCGTGCTGTCCGGGCTGCTGCCCGACGACGCCGCGTTCGGCAGCATCTCCACGCTGCCGCTGGGCTGGCGTGAGCCGTGGACGCCGGAGGACGACACGGCGGCCCAGCGGCTGCTCGACGAGGTGACCGCCGGGCTGCGCGCCCAGGACCGCACGATCCGGCTCGCCGTCGAGCCGGAACCCGGCTGCATCCTGGACACCGTGCACGACGCGGTGACCTGGCTGGCCGGGCGGGTCGATCCGGCGCACGTCGGGCTGTGCCTGGACACCTGCCATCTGGCGGTGTCCTTCGCCGACCCGGCCGGCGCGGTCGCCGAGATCACCGCGGCCGGGCTGGACGTGGTCAAGGTCCAGATGTCGGCCGCCCTGCACGTCCCGGACCCGCGCGACCCGGCGGCCCGGGAGGCCCTGGCCGCGTTCGACGAGCCGCGGTACCTGCACCAGACCCGGGAATCGGCCGGCGGCGACGTCCGCAAGGCCGACGACCTGGGCGAGGCGTTCGCGGACCTGCCGGGGGAGGGGCCGTGGCGCGTGCACTTCCACGTGCCGCTGCACGCGACCCCGGCGGCGCCGCTGTCCTCGACCACCGAGGTGCTGTCGCAGGCCCTCGCCGCGCTGCCGCCGGAGCAGGCGCACCTGGAAGTGGAAACCTACACCT
- a CDS encoding TatD family hydrolase, translating into MRLFDPHIHMTSRTTDDYEAMYAAGVRALVEPAFWLGQPRTGVSSFTDYFDGLIGWERFRAAQFGIRHHCTIALNPKEANDPRCTPVLDVLPRYLAKDGVVAVGEVGYDSMTPAEDDAFARQLEMAKEHDLPVLVHTPHRDKLEGTKRTLAVVAESGIAPERVVVDHLNEVTVGLVKESGCWMGFSIYPDTKMDEQRMVAILREHGTEKMLVNSAADWGRSDPLKVHKTGLAMLDGGFTESDVDTVLWDNPVTFYGQSGRLVLDELPGFSAAKETFEGNSVLRGGRDEAVA; encoded by the coding sequence ATGCGCCTGTTCGATCCGCACATCCACATGACCTCCCGCACCACCGACGACTACGAGGCCATGTACGCCGCCGGCGTGCGGGCACTGGTCGAGCCCGCGTTCTGGCTGGGCCAGCCGCGCACCGGCGTGTCGTCGTTCACCGACTACTTCGACGGGCTGATCGGCTGGGAACGCTTCCGCGCCGCGCAGTTCGGCATCCGCCACCACTGCACCATCGCGCTGAACCCCAAGGAGGCCAACGACCCGCGCTGCACGCCGGTGCTCGACGTGCTGCCGCGCTACCTCGCCAAGGACGGCGTGGTCGCGGTCGGCGAGGTCGGCTATGACTCGATGACCCCGGCCGAGGACGACGCCTTCGCCCGCCAGCTGGAGATGGCGAAGGAGCACGACCTGCCGGTGCTCGTGCACACCCCGCACCGGGACAAGCTGGAAGGCACCAAGCGCACGCTCGCCGTCGTGGCCGAGTCCGGCATCGCGCCGGAGCGGGTCGTGGTCGACCACCTCAACGAGGTCACCGTCGGCCTGGTCAAGGAGTCCGGCTGCTGGATGGGCTTCTCCATCTACCCGGACACCAAGATGGACGAGCAGCGCATGGTCGCGATCCTGCGCGAGCACGGCACGGAGAAGATGCTGGTCAACTCCGCCGCCGACTGGGGCCGCTCGGACCCGCTGAAGGTGCACAAGACCGGGCTGGCGATGCTCGACGGCGGGTTCACGGAGTCCGATGTGGACACCGTGCTGTGGGACAACCCGGTCACCTTCTACGGCCAGAGCGGGCGGCTGGTGCTCGACGAGCTGCCCGGCTTCAGCGCGGCCAAGGAGACCTTCGAGGGCAACTCCGTGCTGCGCGGCGGGCGGGACGAGGCGGTCGCGTGA
- a CDS encoding EboA domain-containing protein, whose translation MSGYHLGYGTNGFANHRLDDALAIIAELGYTSVALTLDHQHLDPYADDLSARVDRVAARLDELGLRCVVETGARFLLDPWHKHEPTLVSENADKRLDFLARAIRVAEGLGADCVSFWSGVSTVDEATAWERLRSRMPAVLAEADRRGVRLGLEPEPGMLVETLSDALRLRAELGDPDLLGITLDVGHCVAVEPQDAAACIRQAKGLLVNVQLDDMRPGVHEHLEFGDGQLDLPATLAALDEIGYTGVAAVELPRHSHAAPQVARAALTALRAARLDQSWLGEAQRRITGEPTAVRTLFPAAGRHVGRGPLHPGSDPDGLVHGTADDLARTRLLTTLAAALPAGEFAAELADLYRYGDGAERRGVLRALSAVGDKAVATGLELVRDALRSNDTGLIAAALGPFAARHLDQHGWRHGVLKCLFTGIPLAAVAELDRRADDELRRMITDYAGERRAAGRAVPADALRFLEETP comes from the coding sequence ATGAGCGGCTACCACCTCGGCTACGGCACCAACGGGTTCGCCAACCACCGGCTGGACGACGCCCTGGCGATCATCGCCGAACTCGGATACACCTCGGTCGCGCTCACGCTGGACCACCAGCACCTCGACCCGTATGCCGACGACCTGTCCGCGCGGGTGGACCGGGTCGCCGCCCGGCTCGACGAGCTGGGCCTGCGCTGCGTCGTGGAGACCGGCGCGCGGTTCCTGCTCGACCCGTGGCACAAGCACGAACCGACCCTGGTCAGCGAGAACGCGGACAAGCGGCTGGACTTCCTGGCGCGGGCGATCCGGGTCGCGGAGGGACTGGGCGCCGACTGCGTGTCGTTCTGGTCCGGGGTGTCCACTGTGGACGAGGCGACCGCGTGGGAGCGGCTGCGGTCGCGGATGCCCGCGGTGCTGGCCGAGGCGGACCGGCGCGGTGTCCGCCTCGGCCTCGAACCGGAACCCGGGATGCTCGTGGAAACGCTGTCCGACGCGCTGCGGTTGCGCGCCGAACTGGGTGATCCGGACTTGCTCGGGATCACCCTCGACGTCGGGCACTGCGTCGCCGTGGAGCCGCAGGACGCGGCCGCGTGCATCCGGCAGGCCAAGGGGCTGCTGGTCAACGTGCAGCTGGACGACATGCGGCCGGGTGTGCACGAGCACCTCGAGTTCGGCGACGGGCAGCTGGACCTGCCCGCCACACTCGCCGCGCTGGACGAGATCGGCTACACCGGGGTGGCCGCGGTCGAGCTGCCCCGGCACAGCCACGCCGCGCCGCAGGTCGCCCGCGCCGCGCTGACCGCGTTGCGGGCCGCGCGGCTCGACCAGTCCTGGCTGGGCGAGGCGCAACGGCGCATCACCGGTGAGCCCACGGCCGTGCGGACCCTGTTCCCGGCGGCCGGACGGCACGTCGGCCGGGGCCCGCTGCACCCGGGCTCCGATCCGGACGGCCTGGTCCACGGCACCGCCGACGACCTGGCCCGGACCCGGCTGCTGACCACGCTCGCCGCGGCGCTGCCCGCCGGGGAGTTCGCGGCGGAGCTGGCCGACCTCTACCGCTACGGCGACGGCGCCGAGCGGCGGGGCGTGCTGCGGGCGCTGTCCGCGGTCGGCGACAAGGCCGTCGCCACCGGCCTCGAACTGGTCCGCGACGCCCTGCGCAGCAACGACACCGGCCTGATCGCCGCCGCGCTCGGCCCGTTCGCCGCCCGCCACCTCGACCAGCACGGCTGGCGCCACGGCGTGCTGAAGTGCCTGTTCACCGGCATCCCGCTGGCCGCGGTCGCCGAACTGGACCGGCGGGCCGACGACGAGCTGCGCCGCATGATCACCGACTACGCGGGGGAGCGCAGGGCCGCCGGCCGCGCCGTCCCCGCCGACGCACTCCGCTTCCTGGAAGAGACACCCTGA
- a CDS encoding SCO3242 family prenyltransferase, translating into MNPYVQLVRAPAALSVLGDTVAGAAAAGRPLRGRRLALPLASVAIYWSGMALNDWADRELDAVERPERPIPSGRVSPRRALGVAAGLTGAGLGLAAVAGGRDALKVAAPLAAAVWAYDTVLKKTPLAPAAMALCRSLDVLLGAGRSGAAKALVPAAVLGGHTLGVTALSAGEVHGASPARAAGALALTSASAAAAVSGRGGAAGHRVAALAAAAGYGVSVGSKQYAAVRKPTAAVVRTATAAGIHGMVPLQAALAARRGGVLGAGLVALALPLAKRLGRKVSPT; encoded by the coding sequence GTGAACCCGTACGTGCAGCTCGTGCGGGCACCGGCCGCGCTGAGCGTCCTCGGCGACACCGTCGCGGGCGCCGCCGCGGCCGGCCGTCCGTTGCGGGGACGGCGGCTCGCGCTGCCGCTGGCCTCGGTGGCGATCTACTGGTCCGGCATGGCGCTCAACGACTGGGCCGACCGCGAGCTGGACGCGGTCGAGCGCCCGGAGCGGCCGATCCCGTCCGGCCGGGTCAGCCCGCGGCGCGCGCTCGGCGTCGCGGCGGGGCTGACCGGCGCGGGCCTCGGGCTGGCCGCGGTCGCCGGTGGCCGCGACGCGCTCAAGGTCGCCGCGCCGCTGGCCGCGGCGGTGTGGGCCTACGACACCGTGCTGAAGAAGACCCCGCTCGCACCGGCCGCGATGGCGCTGTGCCGCTCGCTGGACGTGCTGCTCGGCGCGGGCCGCTCGGGTGCGGCGAAGGCGCTGGTCCCGGCCGCGGTGCTCGGCGGGCACACGCTCGGGGTCACCGCGTTGTCGGCGGGCGAGGTGCACGGCGCGTCGCCCGCGCGCGCGGCGGGCGCGCTCGCGCTGACCTCGGCGTCGGCCGCCGCGGCGGTGTCGGGGCGCGGCGGCGCGGCCGGGCACCGGGTGGCGGCGCTGGCCGCGGCCGCCGGGTACGGCGTGAGCGTCGGGTCGAAGCAGTACGCGGCGGTGCGCAAGCCGACCGCGGCCGTGGTCCGGACGGCGACGGCCGCCGGCATCCACGGCATGGTCCCGTTGCAGGCCGCGCTCGCGGCCCGGCGCGGCGGGGTGCTCGGCGCGGGCCTGGTCGCACTGGCGCTGCCGCTGGCCAAGCGGCTCGGCCGGAAGGTGAGCCCGACATGA
- a CDS encoding inositol-3-phosphate synthase: MPERTGLWLVGARGSVATTAISGLLAMRSGLTGPDGCVTERLDVAPGVLPGWDELVVGGHDLVDTPLEKKAEQLTAGGLLPAGLLPAIRDGLRAVEADLRPVPSGRTQAETAARLADDLREFRTRHGLSAVVVINVSSTEPPTADAPEHHDLDALVAAMDEPGREVLPGSSLAALAAVSAGCPFVDFTPSTGIRLPALTEFARRQGLPYAGSDGKTGETLLRSVLAPMFAARALKVRSWSGTNLLGGGDGATLADPVKAAGKLESKARGLAALLGDDVVAPLHIDHVPDLGEQKTAWDHVSFEGFLGARMTLQFTWTGYDSALAAPLVLDLARLTAAAYRAGETGPLGQLAFFFKDPVGTGEHRFAEQARALAEWASSLGRQK; the protein is encoded by the coding sequence TCAGCGGGCTGCTCGCGATGCGGTCCGGCCTGACCGGGCCGGACGGCTGTGTGACCGAGCGGCTGGACGTGGCGCCCGGCGTGCTGCCGGGCTGGGACGAGCTCGTCGTCGGCGGGCACGACCTGGTGGACACGCCGCTGGAGAAGAAGGCGGAGCAGCTCACCGCGGGCGGGCTGCTCCCCGCCGGCCTGCTGCCGGCGATCCGCGACGGCCTGCGTGCCGTCGAGGCCGACCTGCGTCCGGTGCCCAGCGGGCGCACGCAGGCCGAGACCGCCGCGCGGCTGGCCGACGACCTGCGCGAGTTCCGCACCCGGCACGGCCTGTCGGCCGTCGTGGTGATCAACGTCTCGTCCACGGAACCCCCAACCGCGGACGCGCCGGAGCACCACGACCTCGACGCGCTCGTGGCGGCGATGGACGAGCCCGGCCGCGAGGTGCTGCCCGGCAGCTCGCTGGCGGCGCTCGCGGCGGTGTCGGCGGGGTGCCCCTTCGTGGACTTCACGCCGTCGACGGGCATCCGGTTGCCCGCGCTCACCGAATTCGCCCGGCGGCAGGGGCTGCCCTACGCCGGATCGGACGGCAAGACCGGGGAGACGCTGCTCCGGTCGGTGCTGGCGCCGATGTTCGCGGCGCGGGCGCTGAAGGTGCGCTCGTGGTCGGGCACCAACCTCCTCGGCGGCGGCGACGGCGCCACCCTGGCCGACCCGGTGAAGGCGGCGGGCAAGCTGGAGTCCAAGGCCCGCGGGCTGGCGGCCCTGCTCGGCGACGACGTGGTGGCCCCGCTGCACATCGACCACGTGCCGGACCTCGGCGAGCAGAAGACGGCCTGGGACCACGTGTCCTTCGAGGGCTTCCTTGGTGCGCGGATGACCCTGCAGTTCACCTGGACCGGCTACGACTCGGCACTGGCCGCGCCGCTGGTGCTGGACCTGGCGCGGCTGACCGCGGCCGCGTACCGGGCGGGCGAGACCGGGCCGCTGGGGCAGCTCGCGTTCTTCTTCAAGGACCCGGTCGGCACCGGCGAGCACCGCTTCGCCGAGCAGGCGCGGGCCTTGGCCGAGTGGGCCTCGTCGCTGGGACGGCAGAAGTGA